The following proteins are encoded in a genomic region of Populus trichocarpa isolate Nisqually-1 chromosome 13, P.trichocarpa_v4.1, whole genome shotgun sequence:
- the LOC7465171 gene encoding CBL-interacting serine/threonine-protein kinase 10 — protein sequence MENKPSVLTKNYEVGRLLGQGTFAKVYFARSIRTNLSVAIKVIDKEKVLKVGLVNQIKREISVMRLVRHPNIVQLYEVLATKSKIYFVMEYAKGGELFDKVAKGRLKEDVAQKYFQQLINAVDFCHSRGVYHRDIKPENLLLDENENLKISDFGLSALTESKQQDGLLHTTCGTPAYVAPEVINRKGYDGTKADIWSCGVVLFVLLSGYLPFHDSNLMEMYRKIGRAEFKCPNWFPTDARRLLRKILDPNPSTRISMAEIKESSWFRKGLNSKQIKTGTKSKEVAALDWNGSGSSENSSVASEAKQESAKPPSLNAFDIISLSAGFDLSGLFEENYQKREARFTSIQPASVIISKLEDIAKRQKLKVIKKDAGLLKLEGMEEGRKGPLSVDAEIFEVTPNIHFVEVKKSNGDTLEYQKILEEAIRPALNDIVCVWQGEQELQQQQQQQSN from the coding sequence ATGGAAAATAAACCAAGTGTTTTGACAAAGAACTATGAAGTGGGGAGATTGCTTGGCCAAGGCACCTTTGCCAAGGTTTATTTTGCGAGGAGCATCAGAACGAACCTGAGTGTAGCCATTAAAGTAATTGACAAAGAGAAGGTCTTGAAGGTTGGGCTTGTTAATCAGATCAAGAGAGAAATATCTGTAATGAGACTTGTTAGACACCCTAATATCGTGCAACTTTATGAGGTCTTGGCTACCAAAAGTAAGATTTACTTTGTAATGGAATATGCTAAAGGTGGTGAACTCTTTGACAAGGTTGCTAAAGGAAGGTTAAAGGAGGATGTTGCCCAGAAATATTTTCAACAGCTGATCAATGCAGTTGATTTCTGTCACAGCAGGGGTGTTTATCATCGTGATATAAAGCCAGAGAATCTGTTGTTGGATGAGAATGAGAATCTGAAGATATCTGATTTTGGATTGAGTGCCCTCACTGAATCCAAGCAACAAGATGGACTACTACACACGACTTGCGGGACACCTGCATATGTTGCTCCTGAAGTGATCAACAGGAAAGGTTATGATGGCACTAAAGCTGATATTTGGTCCTGTGGCGtggttttatttgtgttattgtCTGGTTATCTCCCATTTCATGATTCAAATTTGATGGAGATGTACAGGAAAATTGGCAGAGCAGAGTTCAAATGCCCTAATTGGTTTCCAACTGATGCTCGTAGGTTGTTGCGCAAGATCCTGGATCCAAACCCCAGTACAAGGATCTCCATGGCTGAGATTAAGGAAAGTTCTTGGTTTAGAAAAGGGTTGAActctaaacaaattaaaactggAACAAAAAGCAAGGAGGTAGCTGCTTTGGATTGGAATGGTTCTGGTTCTTCTGAGAATAGCAGTGTGGCTTCTGAGGCAAAGCAAGAGTCAGCCAAACCTCCCAGCTTAAATGCTTTTGATATCATTTCCCTTTCTGCTGGATTTGATCTATCTGGATTATTCGAGGAAAATTATCAGAAGAGAGAAGCAAGATTTACTTCTATACAACCGGCTTCAGTCATCATCTCTAAACTGGAAGATATTGCTAAGCGTCAAAAGCTGAAGGTGATTAAGAAAGATGCAGGTTTGCTGAAATTGGAAGGAATGGAAGAAGGTAGAAAGGGGCCATTGTCTGTTGATGCTGAGATTTTTGAAGTGACTCCAAATATCCATTTTGTGGAAGTGAAGAAATCTAATGGAGATACGCTAGAATATCAGAAGATATTGGAAGAAGCTATAAGGCCTGCTCTCAACGATATTGTTTGTGTCTGGCAGGGTGAGCAAGAactgcaacagcagcagcagcaacaatcaAATTGA